The following proteins are encoded in a genomic region of Neomicrococcus aestuarii:
- a CDS encoding methionine ABC transporter ATP-binding protein: protein MTAIVEFRNVSKTFPGTKNSDPVKAVQDVTLDIEAGSITGIIGYSGAGKSTLVRLINALELPDTGDLRVDGADLTRMKERELRTLRSSIGMIFQQFNLLNSRSVAKNIEYPLIVAGVKAEERAKRVTELLRFVGIESKRNQFPSQLSGGQKQRVGIARALATNPKILLADEATSALDPETTAEVLDLLKRVNTEFGTTIVVITHEMHVVRSICSNVAVMEHGKVLEYGPVYDVFAFAKEEATQRFINSTIQDRPSPETVARLQSLHPGTFVTVSIVESAVPDRSEYDDAGSSSEAPASSGVADLLSQASTVRKTVVFGSITEIAQRPYGSLTYVFDGPDADVQQLIESLTRITATQVWADQRSILKGDAS, encoded by the coding sequence GTGACAGCAATCGTAGAGTTTAGAAACGTCAGTAAGACGTTCCCGGGAACTAAAAACTCGGACCCCGTCAAGGCCGTCCAGGATGTAACGCTGGATATTGAGGCCGGCTCCATTACCGGAATCATCGGATACTCGGGCGCTGGAAAGTCCACCTTGGTTCGCCTGATCAACGCGTTGGAGTTGCCGGATACCGGTGATCTTCGCGTGGACGGTGCAGACCTGACCCGGATGAAAGAACGCGAGCTGCGAACGCTTCGTTCGAGCATCGGCATGATCTTCCAGCAGTTCAACCTGTTGAATTCGCGTTCCGTGGCCAAGAACATCGAGTACCCGCTCATTGTGGCCGGCGTGAAGGCGGAAGAACGCGCTAAGCGCGTCACTGAATTGCTGCGGTTTGTGGGCATCGAGTCCAAGCGCAATCAGTTCCCGTCCCAACTTTCTGGCGGTCAGAAGCAACGCGTGGGTATTGCGCGCGCGCTCGCCACGAACCCCAAGATTTTGTTGGCGGATGAGGCCACCTCGGCGCTGGATCCAGAAACCACGGCGGAGGTCTTGGACCTCTTGAAGCGTGTGAACACTGAATTCGGCACCACCATTGTGGTCATCACCCACGAAATGCACGTGGTGCGCAGCATCTGCTCCAACGTGGCCGTCATGGAACACGGCAAGGTTCTCGAATACGGACCGGTCTATGACGTGTTCGCGTTCGCGAAGGAAGAAGCCACCCAGCGCTTCATCAACTCCACCATCCAGGACCGGCCCAGCCCGGAGACGGTCGCCCGCTTGCAATCGCTTCACCCCGGCACTTTCGTCACGGTGAGCATTGTTGAGTCTGCGGTTCCGGATCGCAGTGAGTACGACGACGCTGGCTCCAGTTCAGAGGCACCTGCCAGTTCCGGGGTGGCTGATTTACTCAGCCAGGCCAGCACGGTTCGAAAGACGGTGGTGTTCGGTTCCATCACGGAGATCGCGCAGCGACCCTACGGTTCGCTCACCTACGTCTTCGACGGCCCGGACGCTGACGTGCAACAGCTCATTGAGAGCCTTACAAGGATCACCGCAACGCAAGTCTGGGCCGATCAGCGCAGCATCTTGAAGGGAGACGCATCATGA
- a CDS encoding methionine ABC transporter permease yields the protein MIDWETMGPLLTQSLQQTLTMVVITMLLGGFFGLIIGILLYATRPGNILQNAVVFNVLNFIINVVRPIPFIIFISLVGPFSLSLIGTSIGTEAAIVPMTLMASVVIGRIVEQNLVGVDPGVVEAARAMGSSRARVLFDVVLRESIGPLILGYTFVFIGVVDMSAVAGYIGGGGLGDMAITYGYQQFNYAVTILAVVVIVLLVQLAQLIGNWLARKALHR from the coding sequence ATGATCGACTGGGAGACCATGGGGCCCCTGCTGACGCAGTCCCTCCAACAAACTCTCACCATGGTGGTCATCACCATGCTTCTTGGCGGATTCTTCGGCCTGATCATTGGCATCCTGCTCTATGCCACCCGTCCAGGGAACATCTTGCAGAACGCCGTGGTGTTCAACGTCTTGAACTTCATCATCAACGTGGTGCGACCCATCCCGTTCATCATCTTCATCTCCCTCGTAGGACCGTTTAGCCTCTCGCTGATCGGCACGAGTATCGGCACCGAGGCGGCGATTGTCCCCATGACGCTCATGGCGTCCGTGGTGATCGGCCGCATTGTGGAGCAGAACTTGGTGGGCGTGGATCCGGGCGTGGTGGAAGCAGCTCGCGCCATGGGCTCCTCCCGTGCCCGCGTGCTCTTTGATGTGGTGTTGAGGGAATCGATTGGCCCACTGATTTTGGGTTACACGTTCGTCTTCATCGGCGTGGTGGATATGTCCGCGGTTGCCGGCTACATCGGCGGTGGTGGACTCGGTGATATGGCCATTACGTACGGCTACCAGCAGTTCAACTACGCCGTGACCATCCTGGCCGTCGTGGTGATTGTGCTGCTGGTTCAGTTGGCGCAGCTCATTGGCAACTGGCTAGCTCGCAAGGCGCTTCACCGCTAA
- the pheA gene encoding prephenate dehydratase, giving the protein MPAANRRSYAFLGPAGTFTEAALLQVPDAAEADFFPCSSVNSALTMVREGRVSAAMVPIENSVEGGVSATLDSIANGSKLQIVREALVPITFVLTVRPGITELSQIRAISTHSHAWAQCRYWAEENTPNAEFIPASSTAAGALGLLDEDVTYDAAICSPLVAQQNSLTVLRTGVEDNSGAVTRFVLVSLPGSLPPVTGSDKTSVVIPLPDDHPGALMDILDQFASRGVNLSRIESRPTGEGLGNYFFSVDAEGHVHESRMADALMGLHRITPEIRFLGSYPSADKLSPSFGRHNSEEAYRDARAWVDRLRGLTDGL; this is encoded by the coding sequence GTGCCCGCCGCGAACCGCCGCTCCTACGCGTTCCTAGGACCCGCGGGAACCTTCACCGAAGCCGCGCTTCTCCAAGTTCCCGACGCGGCGGAAGCGGACTTCTTCCCGTGCAGCAGCGTCAACTCGGCGCTCACGATGGTGCGCGAAGGTCGCGTCAGCGCGGCAATGGTCCCCATCGAGAATTCGGTGGAAGGTGGCGTCTCCGCGACCCTCGATTCGATCGCGAACGGCTCCAAGCTGCAGATTGTACGCGAGGCGCTGGTCCCCATCACGTTTGTGCTGACCGTGCGTCCGGGCATTACCGAGCTCTCGCAGATTCGGGCGATCTCAACGCACTCGCACGCGTGGGCGCAGTGCCGTTATTGGGCTGAAGAGAACACTCCGAACGCTGAGTTCATCCCCGCCTCCTCTACGGCGGCGGGCGCACTGGGCTTGCTGGACGAGGACGTCACGTACGACGCCGCCATCTGCTCGCCCCTAGTTGCCCAACAGAATTCGCTCACGGTGTTGCGCACGGGCGTGGAAGATAACTCGGGCGCCGTGACGCGTTTCGTGTTGGTGTCCTTGCCTGGTTCGTTGCCGCCCGTCACGGGCTCCGACAAGACCAGCGTGGTCATCCCGCTGCCGGATGATCACCCGGGTGCGCTGATGGACATTCTGGATCAGTTCGCGTCCCGCGGCGTGAACCTCTCCCGCATTGAATCCCGACCCACGGGCGAAGGACTGGGCAACTACTTCTTCTCCGTGGACGCCGAGGGTCACGTGCACGAATCCCGCATGGCGGACGCCCTCATGGGCTTGCACCGCATTACGCCGGAGATCCGATTCTTGGGTTCCTACCCGTCGGCGGACAAGCTCTCGCCGAGCTTTGGTCGCCACAATTCGGAGGAAGCGTACCGTGACGCTCGCGCGTGGGTGGATCGGTTGCGCGGGCTGACGGACGGTCTGTAA
- a CDS encoding rhodanese-like domain-containing protein, which translates to MSEFETVSVDQVPADALVLDVREEYEFVHGHVPGAVHIPLGDLPLRVDELDPDVDTYVICRTGGRSAQAAAWLTGQGYTAFNIAGGSGAWLEAGKPLESENGQEPTVR; encoded by the coding sequence ATGAGTGAATTCGAAACCGTTTCAGTGGACCAGGTTCCAGCCGACGCCTTGGTGCTGGACGTGCGCGAAGAGTACGAGTTCGTGCACGGCCACGTTCCCGGCGCCGTGCACATCCCCCTCGGCGACTTGCCGTTGCGCGTAGATGAGCTGGACCCGGACGTCGACACCTACGTGATTTGCCGTACCGGAGGCCGCTCCGCGCAGGCCGCCGCTTGGCTCACGGGCCAGGGCTACACCGCGTTCAACATCGCTGGCGGATCCGGCGCCTGGCTCGAAGCTGGCAAGCCACTTGAGTCTGAGAATGGTCAGGAGCCGACCGTACGGTGA
- a CDS encoding amidase, with product MTNHSQRLSSLPAAWELRDALHREETTSVKLLAQSLDLIHSLNEELGAFVAVNGEKALTAAKKYDAARSSSARDLLGGLPLAWKDLIDVAGFPTRMGSRITPETPVDLTHPLVDKVTQAGSFTIGKTAVPEFGLNAYSENDANPPARNPFDPNRTPGGSSGGAAAAVASGMLAVAPGNDGGGSVRIPAAACGLVGLKTSLGLIREDLMNGASEGKTPLTDKRGAPRLAVTGPLGRSAFDAALLLDAMTGARGSNSYYEVARTLDPVHATYAPKHAKDNPQSAKLHGREEPLHIAVSTDSPFDSALGSSLSPESLTALEAGRKLLEKVSCVVVPEKFEYPEDYHATFRTVWTGGLAEAPIPVEAEALLTPLARDFRESSRAQSEETKQAAATRLSEIGRGFREAWGKFDVVLTPALAWEPPEIGFFTREDPERDYVLQCQFTPFTSMVNVSGLPAIVVPVSITSNGLPMAVQLIGRLHSERQLLTLAAAMEAARGPLVFTQN from the coding sequence ATGACGAACCACTCGCAGCGCCTTAGTTCCCTTCCCGCCGCGTGGGAACTACGTGATGCGTTGCATCGCGAAGAGACCACGAGCGTCAAATTATTGGCTCAGTCCCTCGATCTAATCCACTCACTCAATGAAGAGTTGGGGGCTTTCGTTGCCGTAAATGGTGAAAAGGCGCTCACTGCTGCGAAGAAATACGACGCCGCTCGTTCCAGTTCCGCGCGCGACCTTCTAGGTGGGTTGCCGCTTGCGTGGAAGGACCTCATCGACGTGGCCGGGTTCCCCACCCGGATGGGCTCGCGCATCACTCCCGAAACTCCGGTAGATCTCACGCATCCGCTGGTGGACAAGGTGACGCAGGCCGGTTCATTCACGATCGGCAAAACGGCTGTCCCCGAGTTCGGTCTCAACGCGTACTCCGAAAACGACGCGAACCCTCCGGCTCGCAACCCCTTTGACCCGAACCGCACGCCCGGTGGTTCGAGCGGCGGCGCGGCTGCCGCGGTCGCGAGCGGCATGCTGGCGGTAGCTCCCGGGAACGACGGCGGAGGTTCCGTCCGCATTCCAGCGGCGGCTTGCGGGCTCGTGGGTTTGAAAACGAGCCTGGGTTTGATTCGCGAGGACCTCATGAACGGCGCCAGCGAAGGAAAGACCCCGCTCACGGATAAGCGCGGTGCGCCCCGGCTTGCGGTCACCGGACCTTTGGGCCGTTCAGCGTTCGATGCCGCCCTGTTGTTGGATGCGATGACCGGCGCTCGCGGATCGAACTCGTACTACGAGGTGGCGCGAACACTGGATCCTGTCCACGCGACCTACGCGCCGAAGCACGCGAAGGACAACCCGCAAAGCGCCAAGCTCCACGGCCGCGAAGAGCCACTACACATTGCCGTTTCCACCGATTCGCCTTTTGATTCCGCCCTCGGCAGCAGCCTCTCCCCCGAATCTCTCACCGCACTCGAAGCCGGCCGCAAGCTGCTCGAGAAGGTGAGCTGCGTCGTCGTACCGGAAAAATTTGAGTATCCCGAGGACTATCACGCAACGTTCCGCACGGTGTGGACTGGAGGGCTCGCGGAGGCGCCGATTCCGGTAGAAGCGGAGGCGCTACTGACCCCGCTGGCCCGAGATTTCCGGGAATCTTCGCGCGCACAATCGGAAGAAACCAAGCAGGCTGCGGCCACGCGCTTGAGTGAGATCGGGCGCGGATTCCGCGAAGCCTGGGGCAAGTTTGATGTGGTGCTCACGCCCGCGCTCGCATGGGAGCCGCCCGAAATCGGCTTCTTCACACGCGAGGATCCCGAACGCGATTACGTCCTGCAATGCCAATTCACGCCGTTCACGTCCATGGTGAACGTGTCCGGGCTGCCGGCGATCGTGGTGCCCGTGAGCATCACGTCGAACGGCCTGCCGATGGCCGTTCAGCTCATTGGTCGCTTGCATTCGGAGCGGCAACTGCTCACGCTCGCCGCCGCGATGGAAGCCGCGCGCGGGCCGCTGGTATTCACCCAGAATTAA
- a CDS encoding DNA/RNA non-specific endonuclease, producing the protein MTTDNQSLSESSTTSGYQPDFLGTETVTVPSDPRLTVLDYTHFSIHQDTERRMPAITAVNIDGATLVTDIERGNNWRLDPRLPAEHQAGEELYARNDIDRGHVVRRRDPVWGERQVATQANADTFHYTVCAPQAGYFNQSKELWLGLEDHVLEHAATFDQRLSVFTGCVFTAEDPSYRGFLVPRQFFKIAAWNRGGELAASAYVLDQGEGLDMILRRGLRPGQEAGEDGPGPFKTFQIPVADVAALTGLPVDQLAAADVLAATLAQRPAFPDVRRRWIELSGPQDLILG; encoded by the coding sequence ATGACCACGGATAACCAGTCACTTTCCGAATCATCGACCACTAGCGGATACCAGCCCGATTTTCTGGGCACGGAGACGGTCACGGTGCCGTCCGATCCGCGGCTGACCGTCCTGGATTACACGCACTTTTCCATTCACCAGGACACCGAACGGCGCATGCCGGCCATCACCGCCGTGAACATTGACGGCGCGACCTTGGTGACGGACATCGAGCGCGGCAACAACTGGCGCCTGGACCCGCGATTGCCCGCCGAACACCAGGCCGGTGAGGAGCTGTACGCGCGCAACGACATTGACCGTGGGCACGTGGTGCGGCGTCGTGATCCCGTGTGGGGTGAGCGGCAGGTCGCGACGCAAGCGAACGCGGACACCTTCCACTACACGGTCTGCGCGCCACAAGCGGGCTACTTCAACCAGTCCAAGGAGCTGTGGCTGGGCCTCGAGGACCACGTGCTCGAGCATGCAGCGACCTTCGATCAGCGCTTGTCCGTGTTCACCGGCTGCGTTTTTACAGCCGAAGATCCCAGCTATCGCGGGTTTTTGGTGCCGCGCCAATTCTTCAAGATCGCCGCGTGGAATCGCGGGGGCGAGCTGGCTGCGAGCGCGTACGTGCTGGATCAGGGCGAGGGTTTGGACATGATTCTGCGCCGCGGGCTGCGTCCCGGCCAGGAAGCGGGCGAGGACGGGCCGGGCCCGTTCAAGACCTTCCAGATCCCGGTGGCGGACGTGGCAGCGCTGACGGGATTGCCCGTGGATCAGTTGGCTGCCGCGGACGTTTTGGCGGCGACGCTTGCGCAGCGTCCTGCCTTCCCTGACGTACGACGACGCTGGATCGAGTTGAGCGGGCCGCAAGACCTGATCTTGGGTTAG
- a CDS encoding M4 family metallopeptidase has translation MEIFCTVVPPYLLESVAEGTPAPTDDLREDSGNSGSGNGGSGNEDSTQGPVRSLRPSPTSAPESGASGAQGSGVEGSQVEGSDFGPGLEFISAETSEIARRTLEIDERMRQERRNPQPEPSIVQVKGTLARKISDAKNKEVLPGTLVRAEGDEPTEDVDVNRVYDTFGSIYAFLQKVLNQSSIDGHGVALQGTVHFGDHYDNAFWDGEQMVFGDGDGEVFATFTDSYTVVAHELGHGFLQYTTNFTYQGQSGALNESCADVLGTVAEQWALGQSAEESDWFIGREVFTPQIAGDALRSMSAPGTAYDDPSLGVDPQPEHMSEFVTTREDNGGVHINSGIPNRAFYLAATAIGGNVWEGAGRVWADVLLSQELPLDATFVAFAESTVKHAGRIFGEESSQQATVQKAWETVGVLQPTP, from the coding sequence ATGGAGATCTTTTGCACCGTAGTTCCGCCGTACCTCTTGGAGAGCGTGGCGGAGGGAACGCCCGCGCCCACGGATGATCTTCGCGAGGACTCTGGAAACAGTGGGTCTGGAAACGGTGGTTCTGGAAACGAGGACTCGACTCAGGGTCCCGTTCGGAGCTTGCGACCCTCCCCTACTTCGGCTCCCGAATCTGGAGCTTCTGGCGCTCAAGGATCTGGCGTTGAAGGTTCTCAGGTCGAGGGTTCTGATTTCGGGCCGGGACTCGAGTTCATTTCGGCGGAGACCTCGGAGATTGCTCGTCGCACGCTCGAGATTGACGAGCGGATGCGCCAAGAACGCCGCAATCCACAGCCGGAACCTTCGATCGTTCAGGTGAAGGGCACGCTGGCCCGCAAGATCTCTGACGCTAAGAACAAGGAAGTACTTCCCGGAACGCTCGTGCGCGCCGAGGGCGACGAACCCACTGAAGATGTAGACGTCAACCGCGTTTACGACACGTTCGGCAGCATCTACGCGTTCTTGCAAAAAGTGTTGAACCAGTCCAGCATCGACGGCCACGGAGTGGCTCTCCAAGGAACCGTGCACTTCGGGGACCACTATGACAACGCCTTCTGGGATGGCGAACAAATGGTCTTCGGCGATGGCGACGGCGAAGTTTTCGCCACCTTCACGGATTCCTACACCGTGGTGGCTCACGAACTCGGCCACGGGTTCTTGCAGTACACCACCAACTTCACCTACCAAGGTCAATCCGGCGCCCTCAACGAGTCCTGCGCCGACGTCCTAGGAACCGTGGCCGAACAGTGGGCACTGGGGCAAAGCGCTGAGGAATCCGACTGGTTCATTGGCCGCGAAGTGTTCACCCCACAGATCGCCGGCGACGCACTACGCTCCATGTCAGCACCCGGAACCGCGTACGACGACCCCTCACTCGGCGTGGACCCACAACCCGAGCACATGAGCGAATTCGTCACCACGCGCGAGGACAACGGTGGAGTTCACATCAACTCCGGCATCCCCAACCGCGCGTTCTACCTCGCGGCCACCGCGATCGGCGGAAACGTGTGGGAAGGCGCCGGTCGAGTATGGGCGGACGTCCTCTTGTCCCAAGAGCTCCCCCTCGATGCCACCTTCGTGGCTTTCGCCGAATCCACCGTGAAGCACGCGGGACGCATCTTCGGTGAAGAGTCCTCCCAGCAAGCTACTGTCCAGAAAGCCTGGGAAACTGTGGGCGTTCTCCAGCCGACGCCCTAG